The Proteus vulgaris genome has a segment encoding these proteins:
- a CDS encoding RTX family protein, with protein sequence MKNNSIKIFSQYIDLLKPLERVMSRVNLITSTETNYDFSHIHTLAGLCYGLSLNYLVEVRNNGLEGGNKYLFWLKENIRSYQDKIEVIADKFDSIIFSGIQEYEILNLIKEIKNIILSQHFQMERLSEKAQYFIFDSLNSTEFSKILEDRGLKKSHIKKIVFDKDKINEHLEYVMKNYDDYYAIIAFKDHAIAISYKKYSESNHKFSLFDSNSELLEHSSISSINEVLASKMDFYGSHEVDNKKYIIFDEYKRRETSNYRSAWDYNNIEINKGVAENIKKIGFALPFNDNIVGRVIHYSEQVGLVVELKIESKIVEVIVKNSNVDDGVYLIKNHLEQIIENSEASKIILNKYDNDDFDIEEVEFGSFQEIRKGKGYIEFSDTYYPELIKINSYLLKGNKIVLLNEIISLINGLNGNIYFDKLVSSFSLINKIGIFNQNNKNISLKSILSKVKDKLENKLFYDEFIYGKNNLIALAEKNSLVAAKLYQLMLNEINEGTRGISNFIYDNIIESPYLLSDKNRNMGVYGYDYTIEFKENYQYLNEIIKGIDIPELKNTLLIEDHNKLHLKDNYKNLLEYKNNKYVNKLLDLIKNEIDLKRNNRLGSYHDLFFDFFINQQFNNKMIIHEIGQLENYFLNHYREKNYGYHLKDFYIHEDNPYVLLEKSLWQNKNKIDCSYLLFDDDDENFKFLFSENSTLTGKIIDNIIVDNIDYCYQDDIIIYFYNGVKSEELALYLDNKPEISQFLDYCLKNRIRVTVTGNQKQNLFNQSFIRQKNEVESLYNIIIENQFFNERTIIFAKKEKLLSYQYGDFFIEGIAQRLNMPIYKISNNTISLSKEHVIIKPVTERNYIDKPLLTNVTLSNFITPEAEYKDITSISSEEKLKIENKHLTKDVYQFVSELYPSYRDNIEFKKGYRKDIKTLIYDYSDNITIADIFNYIQINRYDLTIEEIGTLIKKVDIINNEQHREVLRDLSDKIINNNISIHDAYLIYPESLSAIFRVADENMIKSQFIQVIYDPLINREFNKYLMGEISFDHVFLNHQYEADNSTLTEKANRAIELIHAIYDNPSLIKNLSLLSEKLLSSFFDEKRKGILYRVLLDGISTFENYKYLITKLQCMIYTDSDKNVFEGLSPAKAIDKISHLNILDYLNNSNNILSNKNKEIVKINNLSFDKMLLIHLGAKIDGKKIDLISLSTIDKWEEKLTFDPSCFNDYFLSLSGTEEDKKVISILKFLLNNKKDKIKYLLSSDTNRIDYLVASERLSEIINLDNKKYDHNDWDTLRQFSLNIPRHMRIISKIGYSNITFSTWQSINATFMLAEQLNNPLLVAKERKEIIHNLAIMWSEMAYNGLSEIIEIALAKGLLKYRHNPLEYINKISTRVGVGLNMLSIGFDIYNVYDNFSRISDAPNEKQRIDYIVNGSLAVVSGLVTLGVSIAMLAGSTIAGPIGIVAGAVIALATSIYTAVRLIEESKTKVHFTPFEELNNGFYAFLMGDLIPDKKNEIIYLETEAQLELMIDKNAINYLDEIKKQSDSARYFYTNEKQIYQEYYYYKVIPNLMGKTLDSILNPLGEYVAQRISLNMSQKEAEKIAALSYHFRLEKTEYKYYIPKEAIATNEILIFDMDFYINELKRYSIDIISDNDSPIFDDIVESDFFRKIKTTRENSILLLGEERIAENLIKVNQYKKYYKSDWSEYDAFYFNTYNGDDIIAAPSNTQNNFDIYNGTKRISGGNKSDIFNLFTSD encoded by the coding sequence ATGAAAAATAATAGTATAAAAATTTTTTCACAATATATTGATCTATTAAAACCACTAGAAAGAGTAATGAGTCGAGTTAATCTAATTACTTCCACAGAAACTAATTATGATTTTAGTCATATTCATACTCTTGCTGGGTTATGTTATGGCCTGAGTTTGAATTATTTAGTTGAAGTTAGAAATAATGGTCTAGAAGGAGGAAACAAATATTTATTCTGGTTAAAAGAAAATATACGTTCTTATCAAGATAAAATTGAAGTCATAGCTGATAAATTTGATTCTATTATATTTAGTGGTATACAAGAATATGAAATATTAAATCTAATCAAAGAAATTAAGAATATTATATTGTCTCAACATTTTCAAATGGAGAGATTAAGTGAAAAAGCACAATATTTTATTTTTGACTCATTAAATTCGACTGAATTTAGCAAAATATTAGAGGATAGAGGACTAAAAAAATCACATATAAAAAAAATAGTGTTTGATAAAGATAAAATAAATGAACACTTAGAATATGTTATGAAAAATTATGATGATTATTATGCTATTATTGCTTTTAAAGATCATGCGATTGCTATTTCGTACAAAAAATATTCTGAAAGTAATCATAAATTTTCCTTGTTTGATTCTAATAGTGAATTACTAGAGCATTCTAGTATTTCATCTATAAATGAAGTTTTGGCGAGTAAAATGGATTTTTATGGATCTCATGAAGTTGATAATAAAAAATATATTATTTTTGATGAATATAAAAGAAGAGAAACTTCAAATTACCGAAGTGCATGGGACTATAATAATATAGAGATAAATAAGGGAGTTGCTGAAAATATAAAGAAGATAGGTTTTGCATTACCTTTCAATGATAATATTGTTGGGCGTGTTATTCATTATAGTGAACAAGTGGGGCTTGTTGTCGAGCTTAAAATAGAGAGTAAAATAGTAGAAGTCATTGTGAAAAATTCAAATGTTGATGACGGTGTTTATTTAATAAAAAATCATCTTGAGCAAATAATAGAAAATAGTGAAGCAAGTAAGATTATTTTAAATAAATATGATAATGACGATTTTGATATCGAAGAAGTTGAATTTGGTTCTTTTCAAGAAATAAGGAAAGGTAAGGGATATATAGAGTTTAGTGATACATACTATCCTGAATTAATTAAGATTAATAGCTACCTATTAAAAGGGAATAAAATAGTTTTATTAAATGAGATAATTTCTTTAATAAATGGGTTAAATGGGAATATATATTTTGATAAACTAGTTTCAAGCTTTTCTCTTATTAATAAAATTGGTATTTTTAATCAGAATAATAAAAATATCTCACTTAAAAGTATATTGAGTAAAGTAAAAGATAAACTAGAGAATAAATTATTTTATGATGAGTTTATTTATGGAAAAAATAATTTGATAGCACTAGCTGAAAAAAATAGTTTAGTTGCTGCAAAACTTTATCAATTAATGCTTAATGAAATTAATGAAGGTACAAGGGGTATTAGTAACTTTATTTATGATAATATCATTGAAAGCCCTTATTTATTATCGGATAAAAATAGAAATATGGGCGTTTATGGATATGATTATACTATTGAATTTAAAGAAAACTACCAATATTTAAATGAGATAATTAAAGGAATAGATATTCCTGAATTAAAAAATACATTATTGATAGAAGATCACAACAAACTACATCTAAAAGATAATTATAAAAATCTATTAGAGTATAAAAACAACAAATATGTAAATAAGTTACTTGATTTAATTAAGAATGAAATAGATTTAAAAAGAAATAATAGGTTGGGATCTTATCATGATTTATTTTTTGATTTTTTTATAAACCAGCAATTTAATAATAAAATGATTATTCATGAAATAGGTCAGTTAGAAAATTATTTTCTTAATCATTATAGAGAAAAAAATTATGGATACCATCTAAAGGATTTCTATATTCATGAAGATAATCCATATGTTCTTTTAGAAAAATCATTATGGCAAAATAAAAATAAAATAGATTGTAGCTATTTATTATTTGATGATGATGATGAAAATTTTAAATTCTTATTTTCTGAAAATTCGACTCTGACGGGTAAAATAATAGACAATATTATTGTTGATAATATAGATTATTGTTATCAAGATGATATTATAATATACTTTTATAATGGAGTTAAAAGTGAAGAGTTAGCACTCTACTTAGATAATAAGCCAGAAATAAGTCAGTTTTTAGATTATTGCTTAAAAAATAGAATACGTGTTACTGTAACAGGAAATCAAAAGCAAAATCTTTTTAATCAATCGTTTATTAGACAAAAAAATGAGGTTGAATCCTTATATAATATTATTATAGAAAATCAGTTTTTTAATGAAAGAACAATAATTTTTGCTAAAAAAGAGAAGTTGTTAAGTTATCAATACGGTGATTTTTTTATTGAAGGCATTGCTCAACGATTAAATATGCCTATTTATAAAATTAGTAATAATACGATATCGCTCTCAAAAGAGCATGTTATTATTAAGCCCGTTACGGAAAGAAATTATATTGATAAGCCGTTGTTAACGAATGTAACATTGTCTAATTTTATTACGCCTGAAGCGGAATATAAAGATATTACATCTATTTCATCAGAGGAAAAATTAAAAATAGAAAATAAACATTTAACTAAAGATGTTTATCAATTTGTTTCTGAGTTATATCCTAGTTATCGTGATAATATTGAATTTAAAAAAGGCTATCGAAAAGATATTAAAACCTTAATATATGATTATTCAGATAATATAACTATAGCAGATATTTTTAACTATATTCAAATAAATCGTTATGATCTTACAATTGAAGAAATTGGAACGTTAATTAAGAAAGTAGATATTATTAATAATGAACAGCATAGAGAGGTATTAAGAGATCTAAGTGATAAAATTATTAATAATAATATTTCTATACATGATGCCTATTTAATATATCCAGAATCGTTATCAGCTATTTTTAGAGTCGCTGATGAAAATATGATCAAAAGTCAGTTTATACAAGTAATATATGATCCATTAATTAATAGAGAATTTAATAAATATTTAATGGGTGAAATTTCTTTTGACCATGTATTTTTAAATCATCAATATGAAGCTGATAATTCAACATTAACTGAAAAAGCAAATAGAGCAATTGAACTGATTCATGCAATATATGACAATCCAAGTTTAATAAAAAATTTAAGTTTATTATCAGAAAAATTACTTTCTTCATTTTTTGATGAAAAGAGAAAGGGTATTTTATATAGAGTATTATTAGATGGAATTTCTACATTTGAAAACTATAAATATTTAATTACTAAGCTTCAATGTATGATTTATACAGATAGTGATAAAAACGTATTTGAGGGATTGTCGCCTGCCAAAGCAATTGACAAGATAAGTCATTTAAATATTTTAGATTATCTAAATAATAGTAATAATATTTTATCTAATAAAAATAAAGAAATAGTAAAAATAAATAATCTTTCTTTTGATAAAATGCTATTAATTCATCTAGGAGCAAAAATAGATGGTAAAAAAATAGATTTAATTTCATTAAGTACTATCGATAAATGGGAAGAAAAATTAACATTTGATCCATCTTGTTTTAATGATTATTTTTTGTCACTTTCTGGAACTGAAGAAGATAAGAAAGTCATTTCTATTTTAAAGTTTCTATTAAATAATAAAAAAGATAAAATTAAATATCTTCTTTCTAGCGATACAAATAGAATTGATTATCTAGTAGCCTCTGAAAGATTGTCTGAAATTATTAATCTAGATAATAAAAAATATGATCATAATGATTGGGATACTTTGAGGCAGTTCTCATTAAATATTCCTCGCCATATGCGAATAATTAGTAAAATTGGTTACTCAAATATTACTTTTAGCACGTGGCAATCTATTAATGCTACATTTATGCTTGCTGAACAGCTTAATAATCCACTATTAGTAGCAAAAGAACGTAAAGAAATTATTCATAATCTTGCTATTATGTGGTCTGAAATGGCTTACAATGGTCTTTCTGAAATAATTGAAATAGCTTTGGCTAAAGGATTATTAAAATATCGTCATAATCCATTAGAATATATCAATAAAATAAGTACTAGAGTTGGTGTCGGTCTTAATATGCTTTCTATTGGATTTGATATTTATAATGTTTACGATAATTTTAGTCGAATTTCAGATGCGCCTAATGAAAAACAACGTATTGATTATATTGTCAATGGCTCTTTGGCTGTAGTATCTGGATTGGTAACATTGGGGGTTTCTATTGCTATGCTCGCAGGCTCTACTATTGCAGGCCCCATTGGTATTGTTGCTGGTGCTGTTATTGCTTTAGCAACCTCAATTTATACAGCAGTAAGACTAATTGAAGAATCAAAAACAAAAGTGCATTTTACGCCATTTGAAGAACTCAATAATGGCTTTTATGCATTTTTGATGGGAGATCTTATTCCGGATAAAAAAAATGAAATTATTTATTTGGAAACGGAAGCGCAATTAGAATTAATGATTGATAAAAATGCGATTAATTATCTTGATGAAATAAAAAAACAATCTGATTCTGCTCGTTATTTTTATACTAATGAAAAACAAATATATCAAGAATATTATTATTATAAAGTTATTCCTAATTTAATGGGAAAAACATTAGATTCAATTTTAAATCCGCTTGGTGAGTATGTTGCTCAGCGAATATCATTAAACATGAGCCAAAAAGAAGCAGAGAAAATAGCTGCACTCTCTTATCATTTTCGTTTGGAAAAAACAGAATATAAATATTATATTCCTAAAGAAGCTATAGCTACAA